A section of the Citrus sinensis cultivar Valencia sweet orange chromosome 8, DVS_A1.0, whole genome shotgun sequence genome encodes:
- the LOC102627369 gene encoding putative disease resistance protein RGA3 gives MAEAILQVVLDNLNSLIKNELGLLHGVEKEMEKLSSTLSTIQAVLEDAEEKQLKDKALQNWLRKLKDAAYEVDDLLDEYKTEASRLADDNKVHAAYLTCFRPNVLFYHNIGNRIKDAREMLDGIAEERIKFHLREAVADRRVEVSARRETGSVVAQPEVYGREEDKEKIVERLVKDVAGSDDISIYPIVGMGGLGKTTLAQLVFNDDRIKRHFEFRIWVFVFEDFNVRRLMTDIITSSGGNVSEAWNLDLLQRRLKDMLDGKRYLLVLDDVWNEDQEKWDQLKCTLTCGSKGSSVVVTTRLAKVASIVGTLPVYRLSDLSEDDCWLLFKQRAFGNDTEPPMNILAIAKEIVKKCKGVPLAAKTLGSLMHFKSNENEWLHVKDSELWNLPQEENSILPALRLSYANLPVELRQCFAFCAVFPKNAEIKKERLIHLWMANGFISSKGSLEAEAVGNEIFNELYWRSLIQDFAGDNGSTYNQIYKMHDLVHDLAQSIAGDECCITKAERPSDHLSRQTRHVTFTLSKDSFTIPHALYRVEFSRTLLIQPTYPIILTNSGECPSDISKFHRLRALEFIDPRLTKLSPAIGKLKHLRYLDLTNALIKFLPKSLCSLWNLQILKLECCTALRRLPHHMKRLKNLHHLYLNGCSSLTSMPPKLRQMTALKTLPIFIVGRKKGYRLDELQGLNLSGQLHIKHLERVGNPMDAVEASLGEKPNLRRLFLSWESDSESELRGNAEMVLRALEPHSNLEALEISGYNGINFPLWVSSPVLNNLVSMGLKNFNCLELPPVGKLPSLKHLSISGMKHVKYIDHYFYGEGVKVFQSLETLSIYESPSLEKLSIEQGRNTLPCLTHLFISGCPSLTLPFLPSLMELRVQPCSEAFLHSISNLNKLTNLSIEGNDKMTLPDSIFLNLTSLQSLSMRYFTKLKALPTDLRSLNALKSLYIGKCYELESLPGQGLQCLNSLESLYIEDCKKFNCLSDGLKHLTALQNLSLVGVPELVDFPDGLQHLVSLKHLGFHGQGNVHNPVGSLTALPETWQHIPSLEALAVTGFPNLTSLPYWLGNLTSLRFLQFSRCCKLKCLPASIKNLINLQTLDLWGCPELEKRCEKETGEDWHKIAHIPFVELSSKTLVEEESSNCCMRLFER, from the exons ATGGCTGAGGCTATCCTTCAAGTTGTGCTTGACAATTTGAACTCACTGATCAAAAACGAGCTCGGATTGCTTCATGGTGTTGAGAAAGAGATGGAGAAGCTATCAAGCACACTCTCAACAATCCAGGCTGTGCTTGAAGATGCAGAAGAGAAGCAACTGAAGGACAAGGCACTGCAGAATTGGCTGAGGAAACTTAAAGATGCAGCTTACGAGGTGGATGATCTCTTGGACGAGTACAAAACAGAAGCCTCCCGGTTAGCTGATGACAACAAGGTACATGCTGCTTATCTTACATGCTTTCGTCCAAATGTGCTTTTTTATCACAATATTGGCAATAGAATTAAGGATGCACGAGAGATGTTGGATGGAATTGCCGAAGAGCGAATCAAATTTCATCTTCGAGAGGCAGTAGCAGATAGGCGAGTTGAGGTTAGCGCAAGACGCGAAACTGGTTCTGTTGTAGCTCAACCTGAAGTTTATGGAAGGgaagaagataaagaaaaaatcgTGGAACGTTTGGTGAAGGATGTGGCCGGTTCTGATGATATTTCCATCTATCCAATTGTCGGCATGGGGGGCCTGGGAAAGACAACACTTGCGCAGTTGGTTTTCAATGATGACAGGATAAAGAGGCATTTTGAATTCAGGATTTGGGTGTTTGTTTTTGAGGATTTCAATGTGAGGAGGTTGATGACTGATATTATAACATCTTCGGGGGGCAATGTTAGTGAAGCCTGGAATTTAGATCTTTTGCAGAGACGCCTAAAGGATATGCTGGATGGGAAAAGGTATTTGCTTGTTTTAGATGATGTGTGGAACGAAGATCAAGAGAAGTGGGATCAGCTGAAATGTACACTGACTTGTGGATCAAAAGGATCTTCAGTTGTTGTCACCACTCGCCTTGCAAAAGTTGCTTCAATTGTGGGAACACTCCCGGTGTATCGTTTGTCTGATTTATCGGAAGATGATTGCTGGTTGTTGTTCAAGCAACGAGCATTTGGAAATGATACAGAGCCGCCAATGAACATTTTAGCAATCGCCAAGGAAATAGTGAAGAAATGTAAGGGTGTCCCACTGGCTGCAAAGACTTTAGGGAGCCTGATGCACTTTAAAAGCAATGAAAACGAGTGGCTTCATGTGAAAGACAGTGAACTTTGGAACTTACCCCAGGaggaaaattcaattttgccTGCCTTACGATTGAGCTATGCCAACTTGCCAGTGGAATTGAGACAATGTTTTGCTTTTTGTGCTGTATTTCCTAAAAATGctgaaattaagaaagaacGTCTGATTCATCTTTGGATGGCTAATGGTTTTATTTCATCTAAGGGAAGTCTTGAGGCTGAAGCTGTTGGTAATGAGATATTCAATGAATTATACTGGAGATCTCTTATCCAAGACTTTGCTGGAGACAATGGTTCAacatacaatcaaatttacaaGATGCATGATCTTGTACATGATCTTGCCCAATCTATTGCGGGAGATGAATGTTGTATTACCAAGGCTGAAAGACCAAGTGATCATTTATCAAGACAAACTCGCCATGTCACATTTACTCTTTCTAAAGATTCATTTACCATTCCACATGCTCTGTACAGAGTTGAATTCTCAAGGACACTCTTAATACAACCAACTTATCCAATCATCCTCACCAATTCTGGTGAGTGTCCCTCTGATATCTCAAAATTTCATCGTCTGCGGGCACTGGAATTTATCGACCCTAGATTAACCAAGTTGTCACCTGCAATTGGAAAGTTAAAGCATCTAAGATACTTGGACCTCACTAATGCccttataaaatttcttcCAAAGTCGCTATGTAGCCTGTGGAATTTGcagattctaaaattggaatgcTGTACGGCTCTCCGGCGATTACCACATCATATGAAACGCCTGAAAAACCTGCATCATCTTTACTTGAATGGCTGTTCTTCATTAACCTCCATGCCTCCTAAACTTAGGCAGATGACTGCCTTAAAGACTCTTCCTATTTTCATTGTGGGCAGAAAGAAAGGTTATCGCCTAGATGAACTGCAGGGCTTAAATCTCAGTGGACAACTACATATTAAGCACCTTGAAAGAGTTGGAAATCCAATGGATGCAGTAGAGGCCAGTCTTGGTGAAAAACCCAACCTCCGTCGACTTTTCTTGTCTTGGGAAAGTGACAGTGAATCTGAGTTGCGAGGAAATGCTGAAATGGTACTTCGAGCCCTTGAGCCTCACTCGAACCTTGAAGCACTTGAAATATCAGGATACAATGGTATCAATTTCCCTCTTTGGGTGAGCAGTCCAGTCCTTAATAATTTAGTTTCTATGGGGCTCAAAAACTTCAACTGCTTAGAGTTACCTCCCGTGGGGAAGCTGCCGTCTCTAAAACATCTCAGCATAAGTGGAATGAAGCATGTGAAGTACATTGACCACTATTTCTATGGTGAAGGCGTAAAAGTATTCCAATCCTTGGAAACACTCAGTATCTATGAGTCACCAAGTTTGGAAAAGCTTTCAATAGAACAAGGGAGAAACACGCTCCCCTGTCTTACTCACTTGTTCATATCAGGATGTCCTAGTTTGACTTTGCCTTTCCTTCCATCACTAATGGAGTTAAGAGTACAACCATGCAGTGAGGCCTTTCTGCATTCAATATCAAATCTAAATAAACTTACCAATCTTTCGATTGAGGGTAATGATAAGATGACATTGCCAGATTCGATTTTCCTGAACCTAACCAGTCTTCAATCATTGAGTATGCGGTATTTCACCAAGCTTAAAGCCCTGCCCACTGACCTGAGAAGCCTCAATGCTCTAAAGTCATTGTATATTGGTAAGTGTTACGAGCTTGAATCTCTTCCTGGGCAGGGCCTGCAATGCCTGAACTCTCTTGAATCTTTGTACATTGAAGACTGCAAGAAGTTTAACTGTTTGTCCGATGGGTTAAAACACCTCACTGCCCTTCAGAATTTGTCTCTTGTGGGTGTCCCAGAGCTGGTAGATTTTCCAGACGGACTTCAGCATCTTGTTTCCCTAAAACATTTGGGCTTCCATGGACAAGGAAATGTACATAATCCTGTTGGTTCCTTAACTGCTTTACCTGAAACCTGGCAGCATATCCCCTCTCTTGAAGCTCTGGCTGTAACTGGTTTTCCAAATTTGACTTCATTACCCTACTGGCTGGGCAACCTTACCTCTCTTCGATTTCTCCAATTCAGTAGATGCTGTAAATTGAAATGTCTTCCTGCAAGCATCAAGAATCTTATCAATCTGCAGACTTTGGACCTGTGGGGTTGTCCTGAATTAGAAAAGCGATGCGAGAAGGAAACTGGTGAGGATTGGCATAAAATAGCACACATTCCATTTGTCGAACTGTCCTCTAAGACACTGGTGGAGGAGGAGAGTTCAAATTGTTGCATGCGTCTCTTTGAGAG ataa
- the LOC127899121 gene encoding jasmonate-induced oxygenase 2-like, whose amino-acid sequence MDKFKYAKFINFFLNEVPEMLNQWPDYPPELRESCEEYAREVEKLAYKLMELIALSLGLPARRFSSFFEDPTRSVRLNHYPPCPGPHLALGVGRHKDPGALTILAQDDVGGLEVKRKSDGEWVRIKPTPGAYIINVGDILQVWSNDVYESVEHRVTVNSEKERFSIPFFFSPPHYTMVRPLDELTNEQNPAKYRAYNLGKFLATRRQSNFKKLDVENIQIFHFKVQELANELDGALSINKK is encoded by the exons ATGGACAAATTCAAG TatgcaaaatttataaattttttcttaaatgaagTTCCTGAGATGCTCAATCAGTGGCCTGATTATCCTCCTGAATTAAG AGAGTCATGTGAAGAATATGCTAGAGAAGTGGAAAAACTTGCTTACAAGTTGATGGAACTTATAGCCCTAAGCCTGGGACTCCCAGCAAGGAGGTTCAGTAGCTTCTTCGAAGATCCAACCAGATCTGTTAGACTTAATCACTATCCGCCATGCCCAGGTCCTCACCTAGCTCTAGGTGTCGGTCGACACAAGGACCCTGGTGCCCTTACCATCCTTGCTCAAGATGATGTCGGAGGCCTGGAGGTGAAGAGAAAATCAGATGGAGAGTGGGTTCGCATCAAACCCACCCCGGGTGCTTATATCATAAATGTCGGTGACATTCTTCAG GTATGGAGCAATGATGTTTATGAGAGTGTGGAGCATAGGGTTACGGTGAATTCTGAGAAGGAAAGATTTTCaattccatttttcttcaGCCCACCACATTACACAATGGTGAGACCATTAGATGAGCTTACAAATGAGCAAAATCCTGCTAAATACAGAGCATACAATTTGGGAAAATTTTTAGCCACTAGAAGGCaaagtaatttcaaaaagCTTGATGTTGAGAACAttcaaatttttcatttcaaggTACAAGAGTTAGCTAACGAGTTGGATGGAGCACTCTCTATTAACAagaagtaa